A region from the Schistocerca serialis cubense isolate TAMUIC-IGC-003099 chromosome 1, iqSchSeri2.2, whole genome shotgun sequence genome encodes:
- the LOC126429692 gene encoding FH2 domain-containing protein 1-like produces MLLKEEFPSRISELKEQLKAVADACNKLKANKRLKEFLALVLQLGNYINAGSYAGNAAGFTLSTLPKLLEIKANKPRLTFLHYVVEVAEANNKEILQFTEDMSNMKEMARISVQLLQEEVMKVTTDVKQVKSQLKEDTSGIRSQFKCKDFFKAALKCSNELQHAMNKVKACTRALAKHFCEDPKKFKPEECFQLFAEFFTVIERVRQENEEKRKEEQQQIQEQMETNKLSASGDDGGGAGSVSAGGEVALVVAGGVFMVENLKL; encoded by the exons ATGTTGCTT AAAGAAGAGTTTCCTTCAAGAATATCTGAACTGAAAGAACAACTAAAGGCTGTTGCAGATGCATGCAATAAGCTGAAGGCTAATAAACGTTTGAAAGAATTTCTAGCACTAGTACTTCAACTTGGAAACTACATAAATGCA GGAAGCTATGCGGGCAATGCAGCAGGCTTTACACTCAGCACACTACCAAAGCTCCTAGAAATAAAAGCAAACAAACCAAGGCTGACATTCTTGCACTATGTGGTAGAAGTTGCAGAAGCTAACAATAAGGAAATATTACAATTCACAGAAGATATGAGTAACATGAAAGAAATGGCAAG GATATCAGTTCAGTTGCTCCAAGAAGAAGTGATGAAAGTTACCACTGACGTCAAACAAGTTAAATCACAGCTAAAGGAAGATACAAGTGGAATCAGGTCACAGTTCAAGTGCAAAG ATTTCTTTAAGGCTGCTTTGAAATGCAGTAATGAACTTCAGCATGCAATGAATAAAGTCAAGGCTTGTACTCGTGCTTTAGCCAAACATTTCTGTGAAGATCCTAAGAAATTCAAGCCAGAAGAATGTTTTCAATTGTTTGCCGAGTTTTTTACAGTAATTGAGAGAGTTCGACAG gaaaatgaagagaaaagaaaagaagaacagcAGCAAATTCAAGAGCAGATGGAAACAAACAAACTAAGTGCAAGCGGAG ATGATGGAGGAGGAGCTGGTTCTGTTTCTGCTGGTGGAGAAGTTGCTTTAGTTGTTGCTGGTGGAGTATTCATGGTTGAAAACTTAAAGCTCTGA